Below is a window of Neodiprion virginianus isolate iyNeoVirg1 chromosome 4, iyNeoVirg1.1, whole genome shotgun sequence DNA.
CTTTGTTGCAAACAACCGATTGCGATAATTATTGCTAAAACAATTCATGGAAGatgaaagtaaatattttgaatatcgatttttttttgtcattataACAGATCGTAACTGGAGATCAGTGTTTCTTGCTTGACTGAAACTTTCAAAGCATTCGCCTTGTCCCGCATAATTAACTCTCCAGCAGGACGTCCAGAATATCCGTGAGTGTTTTTCCCTTTGTATTTTGTACCAGTACATGGCTAAAAATAAGAGCTACGAATACCCAAGCTCCAGTTATACAGTAGATATAACTTTCGGTAGGTGTAAATTTCGTGAAAGCCAAGGTCGTTAACACAATGAAAATGGCCACTTACGActgtttttgtaataaaaaaaaatgcattcgGCCactaaaaaaatcaacaaaaaatatttctttccatTTCACTTCAACGGTAAGATTTTTTgtgataatgattttttcgTACAATTGACGGCATTTTGGAACATATTGAAAGTTACATTCATTCGAATGACTTAAATACATTACTATTATATCAACAACTAAAGATTTGATTATGAAATCATTTCAGagatttcagaattttatgGTATGTGGAAACTTCTATACCTTCATTGAATCTTACACTCGAAGATTTGAGAAGGAGCGAAACTTTATAAAGTAATTATTACGACAGAAATAATTTCGAGGAGTGGTCAAATTTACATAGAGGAAAGGCGAACATAACGGGCCTTCTGTACAATTGAGtggagattgaaaaaatgtcgataacgcttaaaatttattctcaggtcagatacaaaaaaattgcgttGTCGAAATTGGTCCAACGTTATTCCATTCTTCAGGGGCCTATTTTGACCGCCACTCGACTACAGTAAAATACCTAGTCTGGATTTTACCGATCGTCttacgataattatatttatcacTCGTACGTAATTTTATGAAGTGTCTGGAAGATATTGAACGAGAGCCTCATTTCAGATGATGACCATgcattttctgtttttatattGGTGCAGAAATCGCCACGTTACCGACAAACTTAATGTGAATACTTCGAGTGGTCTAAAAGAGATTATTGGAGATCTAGAAAAGCAGGAGTTACCTGGAGGCGTAGAATTAACAACTACCCATTGCATGGATACTATTTCCTTATCAATTCAGTCTGTATTTCTGTCAAAGATTTTCCCTTCGTCGGAGGCATCATAACGACGCCGTAAATCACAGCGAGTAAGGCAACCACTGCCAGTATCCAGTAAACGTAAGCCTCGTCCACGATGTCGATCAGATATTGGTAGATGTATATTGAGAGAAAGCCGATGATGCCTCCGAACGAGCAGCAGATGCAGACGGCCAGAGTTCGTATCCTAGCCCCGAAAAGTTCGCCGAGTAGTATGTGAGGTACGGGAGTGGTTCCCACACTGTGAAATAGCCCAGACATTCCCATCGACAAAATGAACAACCATTGCAGCGAATTTGGATCCACGCCGATATTCAGAAGATAGAAATGAAGTCCCATGGCCGTCATGCATAAGCTGGCACCGCCGTTTGAAACAACCCACATTACCGTCCGTTGCCATTTGTCAGCAAACAGCGTTACCAGCCACCCGCCTAAAATGCTTAGACCTGTCGTTACAAGCGGCATCGATGAAGCTGATATTACAGTCAGCATTGCTCTCGTCGAGATTGTTTCTAGATATACCGATATGGGGTTGGCTCCGGTGAATTGGGCAAAGAAGGTGAACCATACCAAATTCATCGTAGCATTTCTGTTGCAGGGTAAATTCAACTCCCGCAATCTGTCCCTGAATTTCATCGATTGCGTTTCGGCGACGAATGCATTAATCGATTTCACCTCCTTGTCGACTTCTGCCTTTCGGTTGTAAGCAAGAATGGATTTCTCTGCTTCCTCAAATTTCTTCTTGCTCGCAAGGTAATACGGTGAATCCGGAAGCAACAGCATCATCGCAAGGAATATGACGGTCGTTACAAGAGCCACGTAAGCGTAAACTCTCATCGAGACGTAGGGCCCTATGGTTAAGCCTACCATGGAACCTATGGTCAAGCCGTTCATCGCCAGGACCATGACGGTGCCTCGAATTTCGGGGCTAGAAATATCCCCGAGGTAAATAGGGTAGCAGATATTCACCGCCTCGGTGCTAGCTCCGCAAATGAATCTTGTCACATAGAGCCAGGGCACAGAGTAAGCCGCGATTGACAAAATCCAGGATATCAAAAATGCCAATCCGTTTCCGATCAGCACTTTTTTGCTTCCCAAGTATTGGACTCCAATTGCTGCCAATATTGCGCCCGGTATTCGGCCCAGTTGGAACATGGATGATATCCAGGACACTTCCTCGGTTGTCGCGGGAAACGGTGAATCCCCGCTCAAAAACTGCGCGGTGTAGGGCGAGGCCCAACCGAGGGAGAGCCCGCAAACGAACAGCTTGAACATTACTGAGTAACACGAATATCCACAATTAGCGATGTGAATGTTTCTTCTCGTCGATCACTTTTACTCACCCGCTATCGAAGCGACCCATTGCAGCCACATCGGGTAGCTTCGCCAGGATGCAATCAAGGTGTTTACCATATCGACGGGTAGTCGGCCACCGTGGTGTTAAAATTAGTCCTCGCAATATCTAATCCCGATCGATTTTTTCACTCAGACCTCACGTTGGCTCCAACACCTTCGTCAGGTCGAACGCGGGCCAGAGTCGTGGGTGATGTGAAGTGAACGTAGGTCGACTGGTGCATGCTGTTCGATCGTGGAATCAGCTACCTTGTTCAAAAATCCGTGTGCATTTGTATTTGGCTCTAACACACGGACTGCATGAATCATACCTGCAGTAAATCTTGAAACGAGATTCATTGATATCTCTTATCTTGTTGTCATGCAAGATCCGAATATTAATTGCTGCATGTTATCATGACAGCTTATTTGTTCCATAGTATGCTGTAATGCTGCAATTCGAATTATATCCCGAAGAACGAGTGCGAGGCAGCctattctatatatatatatgtatatatatatattagactgtctgaaaataaatcgataattttctttctgcTTTACACAATCTCAAACTATACTTGGGCATCAAAAAATAATCCTCGCGAAAGGAGGGGCTGGTCCTTCAAGATTTCGAGGCGCTCATCGgacttttgtctttttttatttcgtcaatacgtaaataattaatttgcatGGACGGAACAAACGTTTTTCTTGTCCTAAAATGCTGAATATATTCCAAACTTACGTGTAAATACCAAATATACTAGAAAAAAAGATCTTGATGATCGCAGCA
It encodes the following:
- the LOC124303789 gene encoding facilitated trehalose transporter Tret1-like; its protein translation is MVNTLIASWRSYPMWLQWVASIAVMFKLFVCGLSLGWASPYTAQFLSGDSPFPATTEEVSWISSMFQLGRIPGAILAAIGVQYLGSKKVLIGNGLAFLISWILSIAAYSVPWLYVTRFICGASTEAVNICYPIYLGDISSPEIRGTVMVLAMNGLTIGSMVGLTIGPYVSMRVYAYVALVTTVIFLAMMLLLPDSPYYLASKKKFEEAEKSILAYNRKAEVDKEVKSINAFVAETQSMKFRDRLRELNLPCNRNATMNLVWFTFFAQFTGANPISVYLETISTRAMLTVISASSMPLVTTGLSILGGWLVTLFADKWQRTVMWVVSNGGASLCMTAMGLHFYLLNIGVDPNSLQWLFILSMGMSGLFHSVGTTPVPHILLGELFGARIRTLAVCICCSFGGIIGFLSIYIYQYLIDIVDEAYVYWILAVVALLAVIYGVVMMPPTKGKSLTEIQTELIRK